A single Methanolobus sp. ZRKC5 DNA region contains:
- a CDS encoding FAD-linked oxidase C-terminal domain-containing protein yields MQKSDILKNLQEIAGNERVSASSAELYCYSCDASQVRGMPDFIVRPVSTEQVSKIVRLANEEEIPVTSRGAGTGMAGGAVPLEGGIVLDMSSMNRILEMDLGNLQVTIEPGIIQEKLNEALEPYGFFFPPDPGSSAMCTLGGLIANNGSGMRSVKYGTTKTYVLGLEVVMADGTVVNTGSKVTKSVAGYSLNDLFIGSEGTLGVITKATLKVRALPKERSVLLASFDDPEHAGQAVVKVLSSGLIPSACEILDRNIIEAINTYDPNIGLPKAGAILMFEVDGTENSVREGIEMIRGICSSLATSIRAASDKKERDEIWAARRLVGAAVSRLDPLRTRVYLGEDIGVPIKELPGMLHKIREISEEFDLPIMTYGHIGDGNLHTGMCIDMLDDKQWDKLSKVADKIHRTAIGIGGTVTAEHGVGSARAEYLELELGNALDVMILIKKALDPKGILNPGKMGV; encoded by the coding sequence ATGCAAAAATCCGATATACTTAAAAATCTGCAGGAAATAGCCGGAAATGAAAGAGTTTCCGCGTCGTCCGCAGAGCTTTACTGTTATTCATGTGATGCCTCTCAGGTAAGGGGTATGCCTGATTTTATTGTCAGGCCAGTAAGTACTGAACAAGTTTCAAAGATAGTCAGGCTTGCAAATGAGGAAGAAATTCCTGTGACCTCCAGAGGTGCAGGTACGGGGATGGCCGGTGGAGCTGTGCCACTCGAGGGTGGCATTGTGCTTGATATGTCATCCATGAACAGAATTCTGGAAATGGACCTTGGTAACCTTCAGGTTACAATTGAACCTGGCATTATCCAGGAGAAGTTGAATGAAGCGCTTGAACCATATGGTTTCTTTTTTCCTCCTGATCCGGGAAGTTCTGCAATGTGCACACTTGGTGGCCTTATAGCTAATAACGGAAGTGGAATGCGCTCGGTTAAATACGGTACCACCAAAACCTATGTTCTTGGGCTTGAGGTCGTAATGGCAGACGGTACAGTGGTCAATACCGGCTCCAAAGTGACAAAATCAGTTGCTGGTTATTCATTGAATGATCTTTTTATAGGGTCCGAAGGAACCCTCGGAGTCATAACAAAAGCGACGTTGAAAGTCAGGGCGCTGCCAAAAGAACGTTCTGTTCTGCTTGCCTCGTTCGATGATCCGGAACATGCAGGTCAGGCAGTTGTTAAGGTTCTATCTTCCGGCCTAATTCCTTCCGCATGTGAGATTCTGGACAGGAACATAATCGAGGCTATAAACACCTACGACCCTAATATAGGGCTTCCAAAAGCAGGTGCCATCCTTATGTTTGAAGTAGATGGTACTGAAAATAGTGTTCGTGAAGGTATTGAGATGATAAGGGGCATATGCAGTTCCCTTGCAACCAGTATCAGGGCAGCCTCGGATAAGAAGGAAAGAGATGAGATATGGGCTGCAAGAAGGCTTGTAGGTGCTGCAGTTTCCAGGCTTGATCCGCTTCGCACCCGTGTTTATCTTGGCGAGGACATTGGAGTCCCTATTAAAGAGTTGCCTGGAATGTTGCATAAGATACGCGAGATATCCGAAGAGTTCGATCTGCCGATCATGACCTATGGGCACATCGGTGACGGCAACCTACACACTGGTATGTGTATTGATATGCTCGACGACAAGCAATGGGATAAACTAAGCAAGGTCGCAGACAAGATACACCGTACAGCTATTGGTATTGGTGGAACTGTCACTGCCGAACATGGAGTTGGCAGTGCAAGGGCAGAGTACCTTGAACTTGAGCTTGGTAATGCCCTTGATGTAATGATATTGATAAAGAAAGCCCTTGATCCCAAAGGAATACTTAATCCCGGTAAGATGGGGGTTTGA
- the rimI gene encoding ribosomal protein S18-alanine N-acetyltransferase encodes MIVRNFEPSDFEEVLEIESEAFSEHNPFLYMNFYEMNSEGFLVAEYNGYVVGFIVGYKLSASEGRIFSLAVRDGFRSMGIGAKLMNAIIPVFMGKFLHYASLEVRITNIRAQEFYKRMEFIPCWIENGYYSDGEDGIIMKKRLTPFDATFLNNTNEPVLSGKKHAFRLHDYI; translated from the coding sequence ATGATAGTAAGAAACTTTGAACCTTCTGATTTTGAAGAGGTTCTGGAAATAGAGTCAGAGGCGTTCTCGGAACATAATCCATTCCTTTACATGAACTTCTACGAGATGAACAGCGAAGGATTCCTTGTTGCCGAATATAATGGTTATGTAGTAGGCTTTATAGTAGGATATAAACTGTCAGCCAGCGAAGGAAGGATATTTTCACTCGCAGTGAGAGATGGATTCAGAAGCATGGGCATTGGAGCTAAGCTCATGAACGCCATTATTCCTGTTTTTATGGGCAAGTTCCTGCATTATGCAAGCCTGGAAGTAAGGATTACCAATATCAGGGCACAGGAATTTTACAAACGTATGGAATTCATTCCCTGCTGGATAGAGAATGGATACTACTCTGACGGAGAGGACGGAATAATAATGAAAAAACGTCTTACTCCATTTGATGCCACTTTCCTGAATAACACAAATGAACCTGTGTTATCAGGAAAGAAACATGCTTTCAGGCTTCACGACTATATTTAG
- a CDS encoding MBL fold metallo-hydrolase, with product MQVKHFNTGLYDANSYLINEKVLVDTGMNTEGLVTEIGKNIDIKNLELIILTHCHYDHTASALEIARLSGAKIAIHKDDAPLLKNDNVSAAALFGYKAPSIEPDILLSKGDRIPIGNDEELEVIHTPGHTPGGICLYESNSKGLFSGDTVFPNGSIGRTDFEGGNRSQLTESINKLVQLDVETLYPGHGEVTSNDVNKHIGFSLRMSKSIL from the coding sequence ATGCAGGTCAAACATTTCAATACAGGCCTTTACGATGCCAACTCATATCTGATCAATGAAAAAGTCCTGGTAGATACAGGAATGAATACAGAAGGACTGGTCACAGAAATCGGGAAAAACATAGACATAAAAAACCTTGAACTGATAATACTAACCCACTGCCACTACGATCATACAGCATCAGCACTGGAAATAGCCCGTCTAAGCGGAGCAAAGATAGCAATCCATAAGGATGACGCCCCTCTGCTGAAAAATGACAACGTGAGTGCTGCTGCATTATTCGGATACAAGGCACCGTCCATTGAACCTGACATACTGCTCAGCAAAGGTGACAGGATACCCATCGGCAACGATGAAGAACTGGAGGTCATCCACACCCCTGGGCATACACCCGGTGGTATCTGCTTGTATGAATCAAATTCAAAGGGCCTTTTTTCCGGTGACACCGTTTTCCCTAACGGAAGCATAGGACGCACAGATTTTGAAGGCGGCAACCGCTCACAACTGACCGAATCCATCAATAAACTTGTGCAGCTTGATGTTGAGACACTATACCCCGGGCATGGGGAAGTTACCTCAAATGACGTGAACAAACATATCGGTTTTTCCCTCCGCATGTCAAAAAGCATATTGTAA
- the arcS gene encoding archaeosine synthase subunit alpha produces MTRYFEVQQRDGAARIGKLLLKETIRTPFIIDTRSLSSPDSLIIDGGSLWKYSDLEESEEWYQKIRQDSGEDVLIILPHQNLTPDAPQDLAIKLAERSEIEASGATGTIYIPGQKVKQSDLYVIEGAGCFENNARRMINTLIEMKSEIAPDTAVYAPNICTPENLAMLVYLGIDIFDNTKAIIAAHNDIYFTTAGQFYLDSLAELPCKCSSCSSTDLVSLMKMDKKSRASIIEKHNINAMEAEAALVREKIRLGMLREYIEGQCRVRPWLTALMRLMDAEYNYMESKSTIARKNSLIATCGESQNRVEIVRFARRIQERYTPPEKDVLLLLPCSAKKPYSTSNSHWRFINALGKSRKFVHEVIITSPLGIVPRELELTYPASHYDTTVTGYWDAEEKEWVASCLEKYLSQHQYTSIIAHVEDAYRQICEIVAEKLGIDIIYTSRGNVTSPESLKNLSETMSGLCTGRKRGYEQTQKDLMKAVADYQFGRGFGQILVPEDSIIKGPFPKHQVFVGKKQLTTLIPQYGTLAITIEGVKAMMDQGKYIVKIDDFVPRGSLLAPGVMDADPLIRPNDEVLICGKNAIAVGRAAMSGDEMKKASRGVAVDLRHVEKIK; encoded by the coding sequence ATGACACGATACTTTGAGGTACAGCAGCGAGATGGCGCTGCAAGGATAGGAAAACTTCTCCTGAAGGAAACCATCCGAACACCTTTCATAATAGATACAAGAAGCCTTAGTTCTCCTGACAGCCTGATAATAGATGGTGGCTCTCTCTGGAAATATAGCGATCTGGAAGAAAGCGAAGAATGGTACCAGAAAATAAGACAAGATTCTGGAGAAGATGTCCTGATAATACTTCCTCACCAGAATCTTACACCTGATGCACCGCAAGACCTTGCAATAAAACTTGCAGAAAGGTCAGAAATAGAAGCTAGTGGTGCCACAGGAACCATTTACATACCCGGACAAAAGGTAAAGCAAAGTGACCTCTATGTAATAGAGGGCGCAGGGTGTTTTGAGAACAATGCAAGACGTATGATCAACACGCTTATTGAGATGAAAAGTGAGATCGCACCCGATACGGCGGTCTACGCACCCAATATATGCACCCCTGAAAACCTTGCAATGCTGGTCTATCTTGGTATTGATATCTTTGACAATACAAAAGCCATAATTGCTGCACACAATGACATATATTTCACTACCGCAGGACAATTCTATCTCGATTCACTGGCAGAACTGCCGTGCAAATGCAGTTCATGTTCATCAACGGATTTAGTCAGCCTTATGAAAATGGACAAGAAGAGCCGTGCTTCAATTATAGAAAAGCACAACATCAATGCCATGGAAGCTGAAGCAGCTCTTGTCAGAGAGAAAATACGCTTAGGAATGCTGCGTGAGTATATAGAAGGACAGTGCAGAGTAAGACCCTGGCTTACCGCCCTGATGCGACTCATGGATGCAGAGTATAATTATATGGAAAGTAAGAGCACCATTGCCAGGAAAAACTCGCTCATTGCAACCTGCGGAGAATCGCAGAACAGAGTAGAGATCGTCCGATTTGCCAGGAGGATACAGGAAAGATATACACCACCTGAAAAAGATGTACTTCTGCTCCTGCCGTGCTCTGCCAAGAAACCATACTCAACATCTAATTCTCACTGGAGATTTATCAATGCACTTGGAAAGAGCCGCAAATTTGTTCATGAGGTCATTATCACATCACCTCTTGGAATCGTACCAAGGGAACTTGAACTGACATACCCTGCATCACACTATGACACAACAGTTACCGGATACTGGGATGCGGAAGAAAAGGAATGGGTAGCATCCTGTCTTGAAAAATACCTGTCACAGCATCAATATACATCGATCATTGCACATGTTGAGGATGCATACCGCCAGATATGCGAAATTGTGGCAGAAAAACTTGGCATAGATATTATTTACACCAGTCGTGGTAATGTGACATCGCCTGAATCATTGAAAAATCTCAGTGAAACGATGTCAGGACTTTGCACCGGAAGAAAAAGAGGTTATGAGCAGACACAAAAAGACCTTATGAAAGCTGTTGCAGATTACCAGTTTGGAAGAGGATTCGGACAAATACTCGTGCCCGAAGATTCAATTATCAAAGGACCCTTCCCCAAACACCAGGTATTCGTGGGAAAGAAACAACTCACCACATTGATCCCTCAATACGGCACCCTCGCAATTACCATTGAAGGTGTGAAAGCTATGATGGATCAGGGCAAATATATCGTGAAAATAGATGACTTCGTCCCTCGTGGTTCACTTCTTGCACCCGGAGTAATGGATGCTGATCCACTGATAAGACCAAACGATGAAGTGCTCATTTGTGGCAAGAACGCAATTGCAGTTGGAAGAGCAGCCATGAGCGGAGATGAGATGAAGAAAGCCAGCCGCGGAGTTGCGGTAGACCTGCGCCATGTTGAAAAAATTAAATAA
- a CDS encoding UPF0058 family protein has protein sequence MHKDELIQLHTLMAQIKRHFEHMGINESFDGYDSLSISPLHVHRSKAEHKHAIFVLGNDIAASLSQDDISGIGRTSERMHELALRASGHMGNTN, from the coding sequence ATGCACAAAGATGAATTGATACAATTGCACACATTGATGGCTCAAATAAAAAGGCATTTTGAACACATGGGAATAAATGAATCGTTTGACGGATATGATTCGTTATCTATAAGTCCTCTGCATGTTCACAGGAGCAAAGCTGAACACAAACATGCTATCTTTGTTCTTGGAAACGATATAGCAGCTTCACTATCACAGGATGATATATCTGGTATAGGGAGAACTTCTGAGCGGATGCATGAACTTGCTCTGCGTGCAAGTGGGCACATGGGTAATACGAACTAA
- a CDS encoding heterodisulfide reductase-related iron-sulfur binding cluster, whose translation MSESDMRSILKCIRCGTCRSICPVFDVIGWESASSRGRMLVAHGISQGMEVDESVLDSLNTCTTCGLCEQMCPSGASPVKVVENFRHQLVLQGKMTDAQKKLRFEALDKGNPLGEAKDRMGWLGDSKNDLTEKADYVFFAGCLASYRYPELTKRTFDILKKYGVTVLKEEVCCGSPLLRTGSDPSELVSKNMEQIKKIGAHTIITGCAGCFTTLKNDYPGDVKVVHVVEFLADRLAEMDLKKLDLKVTYHDPCHLGRCNGVFDAPRQIIKSICDLEEMKSNRENSKCCGAGGGVLKGYPELSLEISKNRVEEIPKDVDYLVTACPLCRTNLKRGSPRVDVLDIIDLLEMAME comes from the coding sequence ATGAGCGAATCTGATATGCGTTCAATACTAAAATGTATCCGTTGCGGTACATGTCGTTCAATATGTCCTGTTTTTGATGTTATTGGCTGGGAATCAGCCAGTTCCCGCGGACGCATGCTTGTAGCCCATGGTATTTCTCAGGGAATGGAAGTTGACGAGAGTGTTTTAGATAGTCTTAATACCTGTACTACATGTGGACTCTGTGAGCAGATGTGTCCTTCAGGAGCATCTCCTGTCAAGGTTGTAGAAAACTTCAGGCACCAGCTTGTGCTTCAGGGCAAGATGACCGATGCACAGAAGAAGCTGCGCTTCGAGGCTTTGGATAAGGGCAATCCTCTTGGTGAAGCAAAAGATAGGATGGGATGGCTTGGAGACTCTAAAAATGATTTGACAGAAAAGGCAGATTATGTCTTCTTTGCAGGCTGTTTGGCTTCATACAGGTACCCTGAACTCACAAAGAGAACCTTTGATATTCTGAAAAAGTACGGTGTTACCGTTCTGAAGGAGGAAGTATGCTGTGGCTCTCCGCTTCTGAGGACAGGTTCTGATCCATCTGAACTTGTGTCAAAGAATATGGAACAGATCAAAAAGATAGGTGCTCACACAATAATCACCGGATGTGCAGGATGTTTCACAACACTAAAAAATGATTATCCGGGTGATGTGAAAGTTGTCCATGTTGTCGAGTTCCTTGCAGATCGCCTTGCTGAAATGGACCTGAAGAAACTGGATCTGAAAGTTACCTATCATGACCCATGTCACCTTGGGAGGTGTAACGGGGTATTCGATGCTCCAAGGCAGATAATAAAATCCATCTGCGACCTTGAAGAAATGAAGAGTAACAGGGAAAATTCCAAATGTTGTGGCGCAGGTGGCGGAGTACTCAAAGGTTATCCTGAACTGTCCCTTGAGATCTCAAAGAACAGGGTCGAGGAAATTCCAAAAGATGTGGATTATCTGGTAACCGCATGTCCGTTGTGCCGTACAAATCTCAAACGTGGCAGCCCAAGGGTTGATGTGCTGGATATAATTGACTTGTTGGAAATGGCTATGGAATAG
- a CDS encoding YgiQ family radical SAM protein, with protein sequence MKHNQKNRMADSSKFLPMSLEEAKKKGWDELDIIIVTGDAYVDNPGFGTSIIGRVLEDAGYRVGVIAQPKWDNADDFKKLGKPRLFFSISAGNTDSMVSNYTPSKRLRHDDTYSPENQAGLRPNRASIVYSNRLKEAYPDTPRVIGGIEASLRRFAQYDYWSDKVRQSILADAPADIIVYGMGEIQILEIADRLNKGVPVSDINDIDGTVWKMDIKTWKEKREELLKDRIEIAPYIEVSKNKEIYAKTFKTVYEEQDHIRGHDIIQVHPKTVIIQNKPMHPLTQDELDHVYELPYTRETHPSYKEIVPASDLVKFSINTHRGCFGACSFCAIALHQGRMIRSRSIESILREAEGFRNIKGFKGTINGLGGPSANMYGMDCKNWEEKGVCKDKVCIHPKACPSLNTSHKKLIELMRRLRNLPGIKKVFVGYGVRYDLALLDEQYMEELCAHHVSGQLKVAPEHYCDKVTTVMKKPAREVFERFEQKYKEVNKKLGKDQYLVAFLMSSHPGCTLEDMIETAEYIRDTGRYTRQVQDFTPTPMTSATCMFHTGLNPFTGKKIYVATSQKEKSIQRAMLHYKEPGNYNLVYEGLKRANRLDLVGNSWNCLIGRKKQGNNGW encoded by the coding sequence ATGAAACATAATCAAAAAAACAGAATGGCTGATTCCTCGAAGTTTCTACCCATGAGTCTTGAAGAAGCTAAAAAGAAAGGCTGGGATGAACTTGATATTATCATTGTCACAGGGGATGCTTATGTTGACAACCCCGGTTTTGGAACAAGTATCATAGGCAGAGTACTAGAAGATGCAGGCTACAGGGTAGGAGTTATTGCACAACCAAAATGGGACAACGCAGACGATTTCAAGAAACTTGGAAAACCACGCCTGTTCTTTTCCATTAGTGCAGGAAACACTGACTCGATGGTCAGCAACTACACCCCTTCAAAGAGATTACGCCACGATGACACATACTCTCCTGAAAATCAGGCAGGCCTTCGACCAAACAGGGCGAGCATCGTTTATTCCAACCGCCTGAAAGAAGCATATCCAGATACTCCCAGGGTGATTGGTGGCATTGAAGCATCTCTTCGTCGTTTTGCCCAGTACGACTACTGGTCTGACAAAGTTCGCCAATCCATCCTTGCAGATGCACCTGCAGACATCATTGTTTACGGTATGGGAGAAATCCAGATACTTGAGATAGCAGACAGGCTCAATAAAGGCGTCCCTGTGTCAGATATCAATGATATTGACGGGACCGTCTGGAAGATGGATATCAAAACATGGAAAGAAAAGCGCGAAGAACTGCTCAAGGACCGCATAGAAATTGCCCCATATATTGAAGTTTCAAAGAACAAGGAAATCTATGCAAAAACATTCAAAACAGTCTACGAAGAACAGGACCACATACGCGGCCATGATATTATACAGGTCCATCCGAAGACCGTGATAATCCAAAACAAGCCAATGCATCCCCTAACACAGGATGAACTTGACCATGTGTATGAACTTCCATACACACGTGAAACACATCCCTCATACAAGGAAATTGTCCCTGCCAGCGATCTGGTTAAATTTTCCATCAACACTCACAGAGGTTGTTTTGGAGCATGCTCTTTCTGTGCCATTGCCCTTCACCAGGGCCGAATGATACGCAGCCGAAGTATCGAGTCCATACTAAGGGAAGCGGAAGGTTTCAGAAACATAAAAGGATTCAAGGGCACTATCAACGGACTTGGTGGTCCATCTGCCAATATGTATGGAATGGACTGCAAGAACTGGGAAGAGAAAGGAGTATGCAAAGACAAAGTATGCATCCATCCCAAAGCCTGCCCTTCGCTTAACACCAGCCACAAGAAACTCATAGAATTAATGCGCAGACTCAGGAATCTACCGGGTATCAAAAAAGTATTTGTAGGTTACGGAGTACGCTATGACCTTGCGTTGCTTGATGAGCAGTACATGGAAGAGCTCTGTGCCCACCATGTCAGCGGGCAGTTAAAGGTTGCACCTGAGCATTATTGCGACAAAGTGACCACTGTAATGAAGAAACCTGCCAGGGAAGTCTTTGAGAGGTTTGAGCAAAAGTACAAGGAAGTAAATAAGAAGCTTGGAAAAGACCAATACCTTGTGGCTTTCCTTATGTCAAGTCATCCAGGCTGCACTCTTGAGGATATGATCGAAACTGCAGAATACATAAGAGATACCGGAAGATACACCAGACAGGTCCAGGATTTCACACCTACCCCCATGACATCTGCAACATGTATGTTCCACACCGGACTGAACCCTTTCACCGGGAAAAAGATATACGTGGCTACCTCCCAAAAAGAAAAGAGCATCCAAAGGGCAATGCTACATTACAAGGAGCCTGGAAACTACAATCTTGTGTATGAGGGACTGAAACGTGCCAACCGACTTGACCTTGTTGGTAACTCATGGAATTGCCTCATAGGACGGAAGAAGCAGGGAAATAACGGATGGTGA
- a CDS encoding 2-isopropylmalate synthase, with product MNTHKTIFDTTLRDGEQTPGVSLTNEQKLKIARQLDKLGVDVLEAGFPVSSDGERQNVRAIADEDLSLDVCGLARVLTKDLDACMDCNVNMIHTFVSTSDIQRIHTIKKSKEEVVAMAVNAVEYIKDHGAKCMFSAMDATRTDLDYLIEVYKAVEEAGCDIINVPDTVGIMAPSSMYQLVKNINNEVNIPIDVHCHNDFGIAVANSLMAVEAGASQIQVTVNGLGERAGNANLAEVVMCLQSIYGAKTNIKTEYLLETAKMVENYTGIHMPVNTPIVGDNAFAHESGIHTHGVLEKSETFEPGIMTPEMVGHKRRIVIGKHAGKHAVKKSLEDMGVETTEEQLDEILIRIKDIANKGKRICDADLHAVASAVLGRNLGNETIILKEFSVMTGNLTTPTAVVRAKIGDEEAVACNYGVGPIDAALKAVELMIGGYTKVKVRDFSLEAITGGSDALAVVTVSVEDEDGRVVSAQSASADIATASVDALITAINILLEKKKLWSME from the coding sequence ATAAACACACACAAGACTATTTTTGACACGACACTGCGCGACGGTGAACAAACACCCGGCGTATCACTAACTAACGAGCAAAAACTCAAGATTGCTAGGCAACTGGACAAACTTGGTGTTGATGTACTCGAAGCTGGTTTCCCAGTCTCCTCGGATGGCGAAAGGCAAAATGTAAGAGCCATAGCTGACGAAGACCTGAGTCTCGATGTCTGTGGTCTTGCCCGCGTCCTTACCAAAGATCTGGACGCCTGCATGGATTGTAATGTAAACATGATACATACATTTGTATCAACTTCCGACATCCAGAGGATACATACTATTAAAAAGAGCAAGGAAGAAGTCGTCGCAATGGCAGTAAATGCCGTGGAATATATCAAGGACCATGGAGCAAAATGCATGTTCTCGGCCATGGATGCTACCAGGACCGACCTTGATTACCTGATAGAAGTATACAAAGCCGTAGAAGAAGCAGGATGCGACATAATAAACGTACCTGACACCGTAGGCATAATGGCGCCTTCCTCAATGTATCAGCTTGTAAAAAACATTAACAACGAAGTAAACATACCAATTGACGTCCATTGTCACAACGACTTTGGAATTGCCGTTGCAAACAGTCTCATGGCAGTAGAAGCCGGTGCCAGCCAGATACAGGTAACCGTAAATGGCCTGGGAGAACGTGCAGGCAATGCAAATCTCGCAGAAGTAGTAATGTGCCTGCAATCCATATACGGAGCAAAGACAAATATCAAGACAGAGTACTTGCTTGAAACCGCCAAGATGGTCGAAAATTACACTGGCATACACATGCCCGTAAATACCCCGATCGTCGGTGACAATGCATTCGCCCATGAATCCGGCATACACACCCACGGAGTACTGGAAAAATCCGAGACTTTCGAGCCGGGCATAATGACCCCTGAAATGGTAGGTCACAAGCGCCGCATAGTAATAGGAAAGCATGCAGGCAAGCATGCTGTCAAGAAATCACTGGAAGACATGGGTGTCGAAACCACCGAAGAACAACTCGACGAGATACTTATCAGGATCAAGGACATAGCTAACAAAGGCAAACGCATATGCGATGCAGACCTTCATGCTGTTGCATCTGCCGTCCTTGGAAGGAACCTCGGAAACGAGACCATAATCCTAAAAGAGTTCTCGGTGATGACAGGTAACCTTACGACACCAACTGCCGTAGTCAGAGCAAAGATTGGCGATGAAGAAGCCGTTGCCTGTAATTATGGTGTTGGACCAATAGACGCTGCCCTAAAAGCAGTAGAGCTTATGATCGGGGGATACACCAAGGTCAAAGTACGTGATTTCAGCCTCGAAGCAATTACAGGCGGAAGTGATGCTCTTGCAGTAGTAACGGTTTCTGTAGAAGACGAAGACGGCCGGGTGGTCAGTGCGCAATCAGCAAGTGCAGACATTGCCACAGCATCTGTAGACGCACTCATCACAGCAATCAACATACTTCTTGAAAAGAAGAAGCTCTGGAGCATGGAATAA
- a CDS encoding TatD family hydrolase, producing MNYEVIDSHCHLDFPKFNKDRPETIERARKSGVIEMINSGIDYKTNSNSLELAKKYEFMHATLGLSPQMVPDADDAKIKQILSQIERNIDKAIGVGEAGLDFYYCTSDAGRKRQEDVFRQVIEIADRYNKTLIIHGRDGEDLALEMTKDLDRVIFHCYGGSLETMKNIVDAGHYISVPTLVCFSEHHKSIAKNLPLDNMLIETDSPYLSPRKGRNEPAFVLDSVPVIAHLKEMEEAEIAMATMQNTRRAFEL from the coding sequence ATGAATTATGAAGTAATAGATTCCCATTGCCATCTTGATTTCCCCAAATTCAATAAGGATAGGCCTGAAACAATTGAGAGGGCAAGGAAGAGCGGCGTAATTGAGATGATAAACTCCGGCATAGACTACAAAACGAATTCGAATTCTCTTGAACTCGCAAAAAAATATGAATTCATGCATGCCACGCTTGGACTCAGCCCCCAGATGGTACCTGATGCAGATGATGCGAAAATAAAGCAGATACTGTCGCAGATAGAGCGCAACATAGACAAGGCCATAGGAGTCGGAGAAGCAGGGCTTGATTTCTACTATTGCACGAGTGACGCAGGAAGGAAAAGACAGGAAGATGTGTTCAGACAGGTTATCGAAATTGCAGACAGGTATAACAAAACCCTGATAATACACGGAAGGGATGGCGAAGACCTTGCACTTGAAATGACCAAAGACCTTGACAGAGTGATATTTCATTGCTATGGCGGTTCACTTGAAACCATGAAGAACATAGTTGATGCAGGACACTACATATCAGTGCCAACACTTGTCTGTTTCTCAGAACACCACAAATCAATAGCGAAGAATCTGCCTCTTGACAACATGCTTATAGAAACTGACAGCCCCTATCTCTCCCCGAGAAAAGGCAGGAACGAACCGGCATTTGTCCTTGATTCGGTGCCGGTAATAGCACATCTAAAAGAGATGGAAGAAGCTGAAATTGCCATGGCGACAATGCAAAATACCCGAAGGGCATTTGAGCTCTAA